In Stigmatella aurantiaca, one DNA window encodes the following:
- a CDS encoding serine/threonine-protein kinase, with protein sequence MPPAPEPVIGAWRLIARGGQGAYGTVYRVEHVRQAPPGPFALKLAIHPEDPRFEREAELLSRVHHPHVPRLQDRGWWSPPGGPSFPYLVMDWVEGVSLYTWAAEHAVTSRQVLRLLAQVARALEATHASGGVHRDVKGHNVRVRPDGHAVLVDFGSSHYAGAPTLTRHLPPPGTSQYSSPESLRFQWENHREPTARYLAQPSDDVYALGVTAYRLVTGRYPPAIESKKTRGGFQLISPARVPPRAWVSLAPELNALINRMLSYEPSQRGTAPDIASALERAAQTSRAPADQPITPRPSLLSRRQRLPASPSRSSRSRWLPLAVAMTVGLAVGALWEKLPALRDRSTSGTRHEKDEGVVGLAETVLAPSQNSPPPEPMQQWVGRDLPQKPFPGQRRPPCKPPAVEVNGGCWVLSGNTSPPCGDQAVEWKKACYWPILDLPRPSTSETP encoded by the coding sequence ATGCCCCCCGCCCCTGAGCCGGTCATTGGAGCATGGCGGTTGATAGCCAGGGGAGGCCAGGGAGCCTATGGCACCGTCTATCGCGTCGAGCATGTGCGGCAGGCCCCTCCTGGCCCCTTCGCATTGAAGCTGGCGATACATCCGGAGGATCCCAGGTTTGAGCGGGAGGCAGAGCTGCTCTCCCGCGTCCACCATCCGCATGTCCCAAGGCTCCAGGACCGGGGCTGGTGGTCACCCCCGGGTGGCCCCTCATTCCCCTACCTCGTCATGGACTGGGTGGAAGGCGTGTCCCTGTACACATGGGCAGCCGAGCACGCCGTGACGTCTCGCCAGGTGCTGCGGCTGCTGGCACAAGTGGCCCGAGCGCTGGAGGCCACCCATGCCTCAGGAGGAGTCCACCGCGACGTGAAGGGCCACAACGTGCGCGTCCGGCCCGACGGCCATGCGGTGCTCGTGGACTTCGGCTCCAGCCACTACGCGGGCGCGCCCACGCTCACGCGCCACCTTCCGCCACCAGGAACCTCGCAGTACTCCAGCCCCGAGTCTCTGCGCTTCCAATGGGAGAATCACCGGGAGCCCACGGCGCGCTACCTCGCCCAACCCTCCGATGACGTGTATGCCCTGGGAGTGACCGCCTATCGGCTCGTCACCGGCAGGTACCCGCCAGCCATCGAGAGCAAGAAGACCCGGGGCGGCTTCCAGCTCATTTCGCCCGCCCGGGTGCCGCCTCGGGCCTGGGTAAGCCTGGCGCCGGAACTGAACGCGCTCATCAACCGAATGCTCTCCTACGAGCCCTCGCAGCGAGGCACTGCCCCAGACATCGCCTCCGCGCTCGAACGGGCAGCACAGACCTCACGTGCCCCAGCGGATCAGCCCATCACCCCACGGCCATCTCTCTTGTCCCGGCGACAAAGGCTCCCCGCTTCGCCCTCACGCTCCTCCAGGTCAAGATGGCTGCCGCTCGCAGTAGCCATGACCGTGGGACTGGCCGTCGGTGCATTGTGGGAGAAATTGCCTGCACTGAGAGACCGCTCGACGTCTGGAACTCGGCACGAGAAAGACGAAGGAGTGGTTGGTCTCGCAGAGACGGTGCTCGCCCCCTCCCAAAACAGCCCTCCTCCCGAACCAATGCAACAATGGGTCGGCCGCGACTTGCCGCAAAAACCATTCCCTGGGCAGCGCCGTCCTCCGTGTAAACCGCCTGCCGTCGAGGTGAATGGTGGGTGCTGGGTCCTTTCTGGAAACACCTCGCCACCCTGTGGAGATCAGGCTGTTGAGTGGAAGAAGGCCTGTTACTGGCCCATCCTGGATCTCCCTCGCCCCTCTACCTCCGAAACACCTTGA
- a CDS encoding GNAT family N-acetyltransferase, which produces MTEIMLSLTFRKAALDDLPAIVSLLADDMLGEGRETVVTPLPEKYLRAFEAIDRDENQFLLVVEDQGSVVGTLQLTFIPGLSRGGAWRGQIEAVRVASARRGENIGEAMFTWALEQCRGRGCALVQLTTDKARPDAHRFYERLGFAATHVGYKLNLSPSV; this is translated from the coding sequence ATGACCGAAATCATGTTGAGCTTAACGTTTCGAAAGGCTGCGCTCGACGATCTTCCCGCGATTGTGTCGCTGCTGGCGGACGACATGCTCGGAGAGGGACGCGAGACCGTGGTCACTCCGCTTCCGGAGAAGTATCTCCGTGCGTTCGAAGCCATCGACAGGGACGAGAATCAGTTCCTTCTTGTCGTGGAAGACCAGGGCAGCGTTGTCGGCACCTTGCAGTTGACCTTCATCCCGGGCCTCTCAAGAGGAGGCGCCTGGAGAGGACAGATCGAGGCGGTTCGCGTGGCCTCCGCCAGGAGGGGCGAGAACATCGGTGAAGCCATGTTCACCTGGGCACTCGAACAGTGCCGCGGCCGCGGCTGCGCTCTGGTTCAACTGACGACCGACAAAGCCCGTCCCGATGCTCACCGCTTCTACGAGCGCCTCGGCTTCGCGGCAACGCATGTGGGCTACAAGTTGAACCTCTCACCAAGCGTTTAG
- a CDS encoding aldo/keto reductase, protein MQKRKLGRGLEVSALGLGCMGMSFFYGPPKDTAEMTKLLRAAVDRGVTFFDTAEVYGPFLNEELVGAALAPMRDQVVIATKFGIKHGENGPSPLSGVDSRPEQIRRVTDASLKRLRTDRIDLLYQHRVDPEVPIEDVAGTVKDLIAEGKVKHFGLSEAGAATIRRAHAVHPVTALQSEYSLWMREHEAEIIPTLEELGIGLVPYSPLGKGFLTGKMDASTPLADDDLRRLLPRFSQDAMEANQALVSLLQQIAGDKRATPAQIALAWVLAQKPWFVPIPGTTKLHRLEENLGALDVELTQGDLQRIEEASAKIRIQGARVPERLQAQFGR, encoded by the coding sequence ATTCAAAAGCGCAAGCTTGGACGGGGACTGGAAGTATCGGCTCTCGGCCTCGGCTGTATGGGCATGAGCTTCTTCTACGGTCCGCCCAAGGACACCGCGGAAATGACGAAGCTGCTGCGCGCGGCGGTTGACCGCGGCGTAACGTTCTTCGACACCGCAGAAGTCTACGGACCTTTTCTCAACGAGGAGTTGGTCGGTGCGGCACTTGCGCCAATGCGCGACCAGGTGGTGATCGCCACCAAGTTCGGCATCAAGCACGGCGAGAACGGGCCGAGCCCGCTGTCGGGGGTTGACAGCCGGCCCGAGCAGATACGTCGAGTGACGGACGCATCTCTGAAGCGTCTGCGGACCGACAGAATCGACCTGCTCTACCAGCATCGTGTCGACCCAGAGGTGCCCATCGAGGACGTAGCCGGCACCGTGAAGGACCTCATCGCCGAAGGGAAGGTCAAGCACTTTGGCCTATCGGAGGCCGGCGCGGCGACGATCCGCCGCGCGCACGCCGTGCATCCCGTGACGGCGTTGCAGAGCGAATACTCGCTCTGGATGCGAGAGCATGAGGCCGAAATCATTCCGACTCTAGAAGAGCTGGGCATCGGGCTGGTGCCCTACAGCCCCCTTGGGAAAGGCTTTCTGACCGGCAAGATGGACGCCAGCACGCCGTTGGCCGACGACGACCTCCGCCGGCTACTGCCGCGCTTCTCCCAGGACGCGATGGAGGCGAACCAAGCGCTCGTCAGCCTGCTCCAGCAAATCGCCGGCGACAAGCGAGCCACGCCGGCCCAGATTGCTCTTGCCTGGGTGCTGGCCCAGAAGCCTTGGTTCGTTCCAATCCCTGGCACTACGAAGTTGCACCGGTTGGAAGAGAACTTGGGCGCGCTCGACGTCGAGCTGACGCAGGGCGACTTGCAGCGCATCGAGGAGGCCTCAGCTAAAATTCGTATTCAGGGCGCGCGCGTGCCCGAACGGCTCCAGGCTCAGTTTGGACGATAA
- a CDS encoding VOC family protein, which translates to MFDHVKFGVSDFAASKAFFVKALEPLGVAILAEGEATYGVELGGKGVPSLCLFLSEEKSAHLHLAFMAESREQVDAFYRAALEAGGKDNGAPGLRPQYHANYYAAFVIAPDGHNIEAVYHEPEA; encoded by the coding sequence ATGTTCGACCACGTCAAATTCGGCGTCAGCGACTTTGCAGCAAGCAAAGCTTTCTTCGTCAAGGCGCTCGAGCCGCTCGGTGTAGCCATCCTCGCGGAGGGCGAAGCGACGTACGGTGTCGAGCTTGGCGGGAAGGGTGTTCCTTCCTTGTGCCTGTTCTTGTCCGAAGAAAAGTCGGCGCATCTCCACCTAGCGTTCATGGCCGAGAGTCGCGAACAGGTCGATGCGTTCTATCGCGCAGCGCTGGAGGCGGGTGGCAAGGATAACGGTGCGCCTGGGCTGCGCCCGCAGTATCACGCGAACTACTATGCGGCTTTCGTCATTGCGCCGGACGGGCACAATATTGAAGCGGTTTACCACGAGCCGGAGGCCTGA
- a CDS encoding helix-turn-helix transcriptional regulator → MTAASLSSPRSELGHFLRTRRARLRPSDVGLPEGARRRTPGLRREEVAQLAGVGVSWYTWLEQGRDIQVSEALLERLSSALRLDAAERSYLFELAQGRSPRPVAATPPIVSPLLARTIEAHRHPATVSTMRWDVVAMNGPALKLWGDQRGTNALRNIFLGKVPPLATAEHEAHARNLVARFRSEAARASAHEQFQEIADELRARSPEFRRLWTQHDLYAEPEGTKIVDIPGTGRIELAHVTLMHIEPDARTLRVLFYSPVGPESEQRMARALAER, encoded by the coding sequence GTGACCGCCGCGTCCCTGTCGTCTCCGCGCTCCGAGCTGGGGCACTTTCTCCGGACCCGCCGGGCGCGGCTGCGGCCGTCCGATGTGGGGCTGCCCGAGGGCGCGCGGCGGCGCACGCCGGGGCTGCGGCGCGAGGAGGTCGCGCAGCTCGCCGGCGTGGGGGTGAGCTGGTACACGTGGCTCGAGCAGGGGCGCGACATCCAAGTTTCGGAGGCGCTGCTCGAGCGACTTTCGAGCGCGCTGCGCCTCGATGCGGCGGAACGTTCGTACCTGTTCGAGCTTGCCCAAGGCCGCTCGCCCCGTCCGGTTGCCGCAACGCCGCCGATCGTGAGCCCCCTGCTCGCGCGCACGATCGAGGCGCATCGTCATCCGGCGACTGTCTCGACCATGCGCTGGGACGTCGTCGCAATGAACGGGCCCGCGCTGAAGCTTTGGGGTGATCAGCGTGGCACGAATGCCCTGCGGAACATCTTCCTCGGCAAGGTACCGCCGCTCGCCACGGCGGAGCACGAGGCACACGCACGCAACCTCGTTGCGCGCTTTCGCTCGGAAGCCGCGCGCGCGAGTGCTCATGAGCAGTTCCAGGAGATTGCGGACGAGCTGAGGGCGAGGAGCCCCGAGTTCCGCCGGCTCTGGACGCAGCATGACTTGTATGCCGAGCCCGAGGGCACGAAGATCGTCGACATCCCCGGAACCGGCCGCATCGAGCTCGCGCACGTGACGCTGATGCACATCGAGCCGGACGCACGCACTCTTCGAGTCCTCTTCTATTCTCCCGTCGGCCCCGAGAGCGAGCAGCGAATGGCGCGTGCTCTCGCAGAACGTTGA
- a CDS encoding Rieske 2Fe-2S domain-containing protein: MDATPDVITRFFHPVLKARELKDKPVRVEVAGQAYVLFRDGTGKAAALADACPHRFAPLSAGRVRKDGRLECPYHGWTFNAEGQGHSPSQPSLKKCDARAFQLLERQDYLWLAGRDTPLSAFPDFVPEGYEYTGAFSMLFRAPLHVAIDNFSEDEHTPFVHTRLGWEGRDTGAIDFSAENLDDRTEVHYSAPQRTSLLIRLLLLQPGDVFHNDWVTRFDPVRTGYSIHWEDASGKSRPFHHHFAIFMVPETAATTRFHVFSFLKLVDSRFRPLMPVVRRAQRLLAWFEIRDDAQFIPVVANTPYSFKGMRLGIYDKPLIHQRKLLERIYFGQGAAEESPPLPRAQGSRE; this comes from the coding sequence ATGGACGCCACGCCGGATGTCATCACCCGCTTCTTCCATCCCGTTCTGAAGGCCCGCGAGCTGAAGGACAAGCCGGTGCGGGTCGAGGTGGCAGGGCAAGCCTACGTCCTGTTCCGGGATGGGACGGGAAAGGCGGCGGCGCTGGCGGATGCCTGTCCGCACCGCTTCGCCCCGCTGTCGGCGGGCCGGGTGCGCAAGGACGGGCGGCTGGAGTGCCCCTACCACGGCTGGACGTTCAACGCCGAAGGCCAGGGCCACAGCCCGAGCCAGCCCAGCCTGAAGAAGTGTGACGCCCGGGCCTTCCAGCTCCTCGAACGCCAGGACTACCTGTGGCTGGCGGGCCGGGACACCCCGCTGTCGGCCTTCCCGGACTTCGTGCCCGAGGGGTACGAGTACACGGGGGCCTTCTCCATGCTCTTCCGCGCGCCGCTGCACGTGGCGATCGACAACTTCAGCGAGGACGAACACACGCCGTTCGTCCACACGCGCCTGGGGTGGGAGGGGCGCGACACGGGGGCCATCGACTTCTCCGCGGAGAACCTCGACGACCGGACGGAGGTGCACTACAGCGCCCCCCAGCGGACGAGCCTGCTCATCCGGCTGCTGCTGCTCCAGCCTGGGGACGTGTTCCACAACGACTGGGTGACGCGGTTCGATCCGGTGCGGACGGGCTACTCCATCCACTGGGAAGACGCCTCGGGCAAGTCGCGCCCGTTCCATCACCACTTCGCCATCTTCATGGTGCCGGAGACGGCGGCCACCACGCGCTTCCACGTCTTCTCCTTCTTGAAGCTCGTGGACTCGCGCTTCCGGCCGTTGATGCCGGTGGTGCGCCGGGCGCAGCGGCTGCTCGCGTGGTTCGAGATCCGCGACGATGCCCAGTTCATCCCCGTGGTGGCGAACACGCCGTACAGCTTCAAGGGCATGCGCCTGGGCATCTACGACAAGCCGCTCATCCACCAGCGCAAGCTGCTGGAGCGCATCTACTTCGGCCAAGGCGCGGCGGAGGAGTCCCCGCCCCTGCCCCGCGCTCAGGGTTCCCGGGAGTAA
- a CDS encoding CHAT domain-containing tetratricopeptide repeat protein, translating into MFQAVSLTITLFLCFTSEGLASEEKPDARLLDAQAIFNEALKLRNLGKYSEALVQAEHALSLKEAVLGGTHLEVANCLNLVGNLYRLKGNLSHAKPLYQRALAIREASLGNSHPLVASSLHNLANLYYVHGLYGRAEPLFQRALAIREASLGNNHPDIASLLNDLANLYYDQGLYGRAKPLYQRALAIREASFDNNHPDIASLLNNLANLYYVQGLYGRAEFLYQAALDVHEASLGNSHPDVASFLNNFASLYYDQGLYDRAESLFQRALAIREASLGNSHPLVASSLNNLANLYLEQGLYGQAEPLLQRALAIRKVSLGNSHPDVAYSLNSLALLYFEQGLYGRAEPLHQRALAIREASLGNSHPLVASSLHNLANLYYVQGLYGRAEPLHQRALAIREASLGNSHPLVASSLHNLANLYYVHGLYGRAEPLFQRALALREASLGINHPLVAESLNGLGKLRLAQHRLSDALPLFSRSFSISERRLRHEALDFSESRLSSFLSYLSADEQKLYALLRAHPQDARVRRLALGASLLLKGRSISETATISHTLYRSLGSEDRDTLARLQGLRTQLASLSLAGPGALSSDAYQQRLQSLTQEGDSLEADLAKRSAPLRAVSSLPSPDDIVSRVASSLPKDAALVEFIAYSDSSLFPKPGTLLAKTTRQERYLALILFPDASTRALDLGPAVPIDQAASRLRDALAEREVSFQSTSQQLYQLAFRPLLAQLGTTRRLFLSPDGQLNLIPFSALHDGEGFLLDSFDFTYLTSGRELLPRPLDSAPSSSVFVLADPDFTTSSLSAPSGAPPSSNALPFPNSLERFFADPHPDVTRSVWTPLPGTRLEAQGIQRLLPHAQLFLGSDASKERLLHLPTPGILHLATHGFFLGDSPSAPTSRGLANVDSLGSPPPPQAEPLLNSGLVLAGALTADPGATLSPRATLVTALELAGLNLWGTQLVVLSACDTGRGEIHLGQGVYGLRRALMAAGAETVLVSLWKVNDNSTHLLMELYYRNLLAGQGRASALREAMLSLRATHPHPHAWAPFIALGSDTPLRSITPALPWTPKPEALHWPPLSNAEGPQRQVVIPSR; encoded by the coding sequence ATGTTTCAGGCCGTCAGCTTGACGATTACGCTATTTCTTTGCTTCACATCAGAAGGACTGGCCAGCGAAGAGAAGCCGGATGCACGGCTGCTGGATGCTCAGGCGATTTTCAACGAGGCATTAAAGCTGAGGAACTTAGGCAAGTATTCCGAAGCCCTTGTCCAAGCTGAGCACGCGCTCTCGCTCAAGGAGGCCGTACTTGGCGGTACACATTTAGAAGTTGCCAATTGCCTGAATCTGGTGGGGAACCTTTATCGCCTAAAAGGGAATTTATCCCATGCCAAGCCACTTTACCAGCGGGCTTTGGCCATCCGCGAGGCCTCCCTCGGCAACAGCCATCCCCTCGTCGCCTCTTCCCTCCACAACCTCGCCAACCTCTACTATGTCCACGGGTTGTATGGCCGGGCTGAGCCCCTCTTCCAGCGGGCTTTGGCCATCCGCGAGGCCTCCCTCGGCAACAACCATCCCGACATCGCCTCCTTACTCAACGACCTCGCCAACCTCTACTATGACCAAGGATTGTATGGCCGGGCCAAGCCACTCTACCAGCGGGCTCTGGCCATCCGCGAGGCGTCCTTCGACAACAACCATCCCGACATCGCCTCCCTACTCAACAACCTCGCCAACCTCTACTATGTCCAGGGGTTGTATGGCCGGGCCGAGTTCCTCTACCAAGCAGCTCTAGACGTTCACGAGGCCTCCCTCGGCAACAGCCATCCCGACGTGGCCTCCTTCCTCAACAACTTCGCCAGCCTCTATTATGACCAAGGGTTGTATGACCGGGCCGAATCCCTCTTCCAGCGGGCTTTGGCCATCCGCGAGGCCTCCCTCGGCAACAGTCATCCCCTCGTCGCCTCTTCCCTCAACAACCTCGCCAACCTCTACCTTGAACAGGGGTTATATGGCCAGGCCGAGCCCCTCCTCCAGCGGGCTCTGGCCATCCGCAAGGTCTCCCTCGGCAACAGCCATCCCGACGTGGCCTACTCCCTCAACAGCCTCGCCCTTCTCTACTTTGAACAGGGATTGTATGGCCGGGCCGAGCCCCTCCACCAGCGGGCTTTGGCCATCCGCGAAGCCTCCCTCGGCAACAGCCATCCCCTCGTCGCCTCTTCCCTCCACAACCTCGCCAACCTCTACTACGTCCAGGGGTTGTATGGCCGGGCCGAGCCCCTCCACCAGCGGGCTTTGGCCATCCGCGAAGCCTCCCTCGGCAACAGCCATCCCCTCGTCGCTTCTTCCCTCCACAACCTCGCCAACCTCTACTATGTCCACGGGTTGTATGGCCGGGCTGAGCCCCTCTTCCAACGCGCGCTTGCTCTTCGCGAGGCCTCCCTCGGTATTAATCACCCTCTCGTTGCTGAATCACTCAACGGTCTCGGCAAACTTCGTCTGGCCCAGCATCGTCTCTCTGACGCTTTGCCTCTCTTCTCTCGCTCCTTCTCCATCTCCGAGCGGCGCCTGCGCCATGAGGCCCTCGACTTCTCCGAGTCCCGCCTTTCCTCATTTCTCTCCTATCTGAGTGCTGATGAGCAGAAGCTCTATGCCCTACTGCGCGCCCACCCTCAGGATGCTCGCGTTCGACGATTGGCCCTCGGCGCCTCTCTCCTCCTCAAGGGCCGCTCCATCTCGGAAACTGCCACCATTTCTCATACCCTCTACCGCAGCCTGGGCTCCGAAGACCGAGATACCCTTGCGCGCCTCCAAGGCTTGCGTACCCAACTGGCCTCCCTCTCCCTCGCAGGCCCGGGCGCTCTTTCTTCAGACGCCTACCAACAGCGCCTCCAATCCCTCACGCAAGAGGGCGACTCGCTCGAAGCGGACTTGGCCAAACGCTCAGCCCCCCTTCGCGCTGTCTCCTCCCTTCCTTCTCCCGATGACATTGTCTCCCGTGTTGCCTCCTCTCTTCCCAAGGATGCCGCGCTCGTCGAATTCATCGCCTACTCGGACAGCTCTCTCTTCCCAAAACCCGGGACGCTTCTTGCGAAGACAACCCGTCAGGAACGCTACCTTGCCTTGATTCTTTTCCCTGATGCCTCCACCCGCGCCTTGGACCTGGGCCCTGCTGTACCTATTGACCAGGCCGCCTCTCGCCTTCGCGATGCCTTGGCCGAGCGTGAGGTCTCCTTTCAATCCACCTCACAGCAACTCTACCAGCTTGCCTTCCGGCCTCTGCTTGCCCAGTTGGGCACTACCCGCCGCCTCTTCCTCTCTCCAGATGGCCAGCTCAACCTCATCCCATTTTCCGCGCTGCATGACGGCGAGGGCTTCCTCCTGGATTCCTTCGACTTCACCTACCTCACCTCTGGCCGTGAACTGCTGCCTCGTCCTTTGGACAGCGCTCCCTCTTCCTCCGTCTTCGTACTCGCTGACCCAGACTTCACCACTTCCTCACTTTCTGCGCCTTCTGGCGCTCCGCCATCCTCCAACGCTCTGCCATTCCCCAACTCACTGGAGCGCTTCTTCGCCGATCCGCACCCAGACGTGACCCGAAGTGTTTGGACCCCCCTTCCGGGTACCCGTTTGGAGGCCCAAGGCATTCAACGCCTTCTGCCTCACGCCCAGCTCTTCCTCGGCTCCGACGCTTCCAAGGAACGGCTTCTGCATCTGCCCACTCCGGGCATTCTCCACCTGGCCACCCATGGCTTCTTCCTCGGCGACTCCCCTTCGGCCCCCACTTCCCGTGGATTGGCCAATGTCGATTCCTTGGGCAGCCCACCTCCGCCCCAGGCGGAGCCTCTGCTCAACTCCGGCCTCGTCCTGGCAGGCGCCCTCACCGCGGACCCGGGCGCCACCCTTTCTCCCCGGGCTACCTTGGTCACGGCGCTGGAACTGGCTGGGCTGAATCTCTGGGGCACACAGCTCGTCGTCCTGTCCGCCTGCGACACGGGCCGTGGCGAGATTCACCTCGGCCAGGGCGTCTATGGCCTTCGCCGCGCTCTTATGGCCGCCGGCGCTGAAACCGTGCTCGTGAGTCTTTGGAAGGTCAATGACAACTCCACTCACCTTCTCATGGAACTCTACTACCGCAACCTCTTGGCAGGGCAAGGCCGCGCCTCCGCCCTGCGCGAGGCCATGCTCTCTCTACGGGCGACCCATCCCCATCCCCATGCGTGGGCTCCCTTCATCGCTCTGGGCAGCGATACCCCCCTGCGATCCATCACGCCTGCTCTTCCTTGGACACCGAAACCGGAGGCCTTGCACTGGCCCCCTCTCTCAAATGCCGAAGGGCCGCAGCGCCAGGTCGTCATACCAAGCCGATAA
- a CDS encoding aldo/keto reductase — translation MRYRLFGRTGLYVSELCFGAMTFGGKGFYEPIGKTAQAEADELVSISLESGINFFDTADVYSEGESEKILGKALGARRKDVVLATKVRGKAGTGPNQQGLSRAHIMNSIEGSLKRLGTDWVDLYQIHGFDPVTPFDETLRALDDVVRSGKVRYVGCSNLAAWQLAKANGIAARHGWARFESLQAHYTIATRDLERELVPLLNDAQMGLMVWSPLSGGLLSGKHGRDGKGPDGSRRASFDFPPVNKDRAFDCIDAMRKIGDAKGASVACVALAWLLAKPHVSAIIVGAKNEEQLRDNLKASDFVLDPAELAELDKVSALPAEYPGWMIEFLGNLGRAPKNAR, via the coding sequence ATGCGTTATAGACTGTTCGGCCGCACTGGCCTTTACGTCTCGGAACTCTGTTTCGGAGCGATGACATTCGGCGGGAAGGGCTTCTACGAGCCCATTGGTAAGACGGCCCAGGCCGAGGCCGACGAACTCGTGTCAATCTCGCTCGAGAGCGGCATCAATTTCTTCGACACCGCTGACGTCTACTCCGAGGGCGAGTCCGAGAAGATCCTCGGCAAGGCCCTCGGCGCGCGCCGCAAAGACGTCGTGCTCGCCACGAAGGTGCGCGGCAAGGCCGGCACTGGTCCGAACCAGCAGGGCCTCTCCCGCGCTCACATCATGAACTCCATCGAGGGCAGCCTGAAGCGCCTCGGGACCGACTGGGTTGATCTCTACCAGATTCACGGCTTCGACCCGGTGACCCCCTTCGACGAGACACTGCGCGCCCTCGACGACGTTGTCCGTTCTGGCAAGGTGCGTTACGTCGGCTGCTCGAATCTCGCAGCATGGCAGCTCGCCAAGGCCAACGGCATCGCGGCGCGCCATGGTTGGGCTCGCTTCGAGTCATTGCAAGCCCACTACACGATCGCCACCCGCGATCTCGAACGCGAACTCGTGCCTCTACTGAACGACGCGCAGATGGGGCTCATGGTATGGAGCCCGCTCTCCGGGGGCCTGCTGTCCGGAAAGCATGGCCGTGACGGCAAAGGCCCTGACGGCTCGCGCCGAGCCAGCTTCGACTTCCCGCCCGTCAACAAGGACCGCGCCTTCGACTGCATCGACGCGATGCGGAAGATTGGCGACGCCAAGGGCGCGAGCGTCGCATGCGTCGCGCTTGCGTGGCTGCTCGCAAAGCCCCACGTCTCGGCGATCATTGTCGGCGCGAAGAACGAGGAGCAGCTCAGGGACAACCTGAAGGCGAGCGACTTCGTGCTCGACCCCGCCGAGCTCGCCGAGCTCGACAAGGTGAGCGCACTGCCCGCCGAATACCCGGGCTGGATGATCGAGTTCCTAGGCAACCTAGGCAGAGCGCCGAAGAACGCTCGCTAA
- a CDS encoding serine/threonine protein kinase yields MSSQSSSASIPLTSQHQGGEEPEFSFDWKERYKQLDYLGEGGFAEVFKARDLRTGENVAIKVSKSSGGDLRRFSREVAILQALRDEHVIEILDAGENWYTMPLADGNLMNLAPELCDEERIKAVIQAAKGLAAVHAAGWIHRDVTPNNILRIEERWVVSDFGLVRKPHGMSSVPRTRGILGTHGYMAPEVILKGAHDVTKLADIFSLGQVVGFITTGNPPPRIGEQPQVPRIWENLVEKMTAMTISERFQSMDELQPALLEVWRRLKEQRKAEWSARRAAAEAVDELSQAEQRVVARILQEPNDDFREHEILDAMPRSKRGSFKIGLIALKRRDFIEINRDESGRPWGYRLTEAAHDWIVANPDFLDAFPPSELETPQDDMKGDDDIPF; encoded by the coding sequence ATGAGCAGCCAATCGAGCAGCGCCAGCATTCCACTGACCTCGCAGCATCAAGGGGGAGAAGAGCCCGAGTTCAGCTTCGATTGGAAAGAGAGGTACAAGCAGCTCGACTATCTTGGAGAAGGGGGCTTTGCCGAGGTCTTCAAGGCAAGAGATCTGCGCACGGGCGAAAACGTCGCGATCAAAGTGTCGAAGTCGTCAGGCGGGGACCTGCGGCGATTCAGCCGTGAGGTTGCGATACTCCAGGCCCTGCGTGACGAGCATGTCATCGAGATCCTCGACGCTGGTGAGAATTGGTACACCATGCCTCTTGCGGACGGAAACCTGATGAATCTCGCACCAGAACTCTGCGACGAAGAACGAATCAAGGCGGTGATTCAAGCCGCGAAAGGCTTGGCCGCAGTTCACGCCGCTGGATGGATTCATCGTGATGTGACACCGAACAACATTCTTCGAATTGAAGAGCGTTGGGTCGTTAGTGATTTTGGATTGGTGAGGAAGCCGCATGGGATGTCGAGCGTGCCGAGGACACGAGGAATTCTCGGCACCCACGGATACATGGCGCCAGAGGTAATACTTAAAGGCGCTCACGATGTCACTAAACTCGCCGACATCTTCAGTTTGGGACAGGTCGTGGGCTTCATCACGACGGGGAACCCGCCTCCAAGGATTGGGGAGCAACCCCAAGTGCCACGCATCTGGGAAAACCTTGTGGAAAAAATGACGGCGATGACAATTTCAGAGCGCTTCCAGTCGATGGATGAGCTTCAGCCTGCCCTCTTGGAAGTGTGGCGTCGGCTAAAGGAGCAGCGCAAGGCCGAGTGGTCCGCCAGACGCGCTGCGGCAGAAGCGGTAGATGAATTGAGTCAAGCGGAACAGAGGGTGGTCGCAAGGATCCTCCAAGAACCTAACGACGACTTCCGAGAACATGAGATTCTCGATGCAATGCCGAGGAGTAAGCGCGGTAGTTTCAAAATAGGTCTCATAGCTCTGAAGCGCCGCGATTTCATTGAAATCAACCGCGATGAGTCAGGTCGTCCGTGGGGCTACCGCTTGACGGAAGCTGCTCACGACTGGATTGTAGCTAACCCCGATTTCCTCGACGCTTTTCCTCCTTCCGAGCTCGAAACGCCGCAGGACGACATGAAGGGCGACGACGATATTCCGTTCTGA